A single region of the Melospiza georgiana isolate bMelGeo1 chromosome 7, bMelGeo1.pri, whole genome shotgun sequence genome encodes:
- the STRADB gene encoding STE20-related kinase adapter protein beta isoform X1, with protein sequence MSCLDCSCILRTPVESIRPEELSQSSIHECLADSDLAWIPPSAGKNETVFCSSNVSHYELQLEIGRRFNNLTSVYLARHTPTDRQVAVRITDLENCSEEHLKALQNEVVLSHFFQHPNIMTFWTVFTAGSWLWVISPFMAYGSARHLLKTYFPEGMSEALIGNILFGAIRGLNYMHQNGYIHRNIKASHILISEDGLVSLSGLNNLYSLVSNGQKSKVVYDFPQFSTSVLPWLSPELLRQDLCGYNMKSDIYSVGITACELANGHVPFQDMPRTQMLLQKLKGPTHCPWDINTFPRGESRRKNSRSGVDSGIGESMTRTMTSERLQMPFSKTFSPAFHNLVELCLQQDPDKRPSASSLLSHTFFRQVKEQTQNSLLSLLPPPIQNNRSEFLALPSTAVGTELGHIATNQDDTDWEF encoded by the exons ATGTCTTGTTTG GACTGCTCCTGTATTCTGCGTACACCAGTTGAATCAATCAGACCAGAAGAGCTATCTCAGAGCAGCATCCATGAATGCTTG GCTGATTCTGATCTAGCCTGGATTCCCCCATCTGCAGGAAAGAATGAAACAGTATTTTGCTCTTCTAATGTCTCTCATTATGAACTCCAGCTGGAAATAG GAAGGAGGTTCAACAATTTAACTTCAGTCTACCTTGCACGGCATACACCTACAGACAGGCAAGTTGCTGTAAGGATCACAGACCTTGAAAATTGCTCTGAAGAGCACTTGAAAGCCTTACAG AATGAGGTGGTTTTATCACACTTTTTCCAGCATCCCAACATAATGACATTTTGGACAGTGTTTACAGCTGGAAGCTGGCTTTGGGTCATCTCCCCATTCATGGCCTATG GTTCAGCTAGACACCTGCTGAAGACTTACTTTCCTGAAGGAATGAGTGAAGCTTTGATAGGGAACATTCTGTTTGGTGCAATCAGAGGATTAAATTACATGCACCAGAATGGATATATTCACAG GAATATTAAAGCTAGCCACATTCTGATTTCAGAGGATGGGCTGGTTTCTCTCTCTGGCCTAAACAACCTCTACAGTTTAGTTAGCAATGGACAGAAGTCAAAGGTGGTGTATGATTTCCCCCAGTTTAGTACATCTGTGCTTCCTTGGCTGAGTCCTGAACTACTGAGACAG GATTTGTGTGGCTATAACATGAAGTCTGACATTTACAGTGTGGGAATTACAGCATGTGAATTAGCCAATGGACACGTTCCATTTCAAGATATGCCTCGCACTCAG atgctgctgcagaagctgaAAGGTCCCACCCACTGTCCTTGGGATATAAACACCTTTCCCCGGGGGGAATCCAGGAGGAAGAATTCCCGGTCAGGTGTCGATTCTGGAATTGGTGAGAGCATGACACGCACAATGACCAGTGAAAGACTTCAAATGCCCTTTTCCAAAACTTTTTCACCTGCTTTCCACAACTTGGTAGAACTTTGCTTGCAACAAGACCCTGACAAAAG GCCATCAGCAAGCAGTTTGCTTTCGCATACGTTCTTCAGACAG GTAAAGGAACAAACACAGAATTCACTACTGTCCCTGTTACCACCTCCTATTCAAAATAACAGATCAGAGTTCTTGGCACTGCCCTCAACAGCAGTTGGGACTGAACTTGGACATATTGCTACAAATCAAGATGATACAGACTGGGAATTCTAA
- the STRADB gene encoding STE20-related kinase adapter protein beta isoform X3 codes for MSCLDCSCILRTPVESIRPEELSQSSIHECLADSDLAWIPPSAGKNETVFCSSNVSHYELQLEIGSARHLLKTYFPEGMSEALIGNILFGAIRGLNYMHQNGYIHRNIKASHILISEDGLVSLSGLNNLYSLVSNGQKSKVVYDFPQFSTSVLPWLSPELLRQDLCGYNMKSDIYSVGITACELANGHVPFQDMPRTQMLLQKLKGPTHCPWDINTFPRGESRRKNSRSGVDSGIGESMTRTMTSERLQMPFSKTFSPAFHNLVELCLQQDPDKRPSASSLLSHTFFRQVKEQTQNSLLSLLPPPIQNNRSEFLALPSTAVGTELGHIATNQDDTDWEF; via the exons ATGTCTTGTTTG GACTGCTCCTGTATTCTGCGTACACCAGTTGAATCAATCAGACCAGAAGAGCTATCTCAGAGCAGCATCCATGAATGCTTG GCTGATTCTGATCTAGCCTGGATTCCCCCATCTGCAGGAAAGAATGAAACAGTATTTTGCTCTTCTAATGTCTCTCATTATGAACTCCAGCTGGAAATAG GTTCAGCTAGACACCTGCTGAAGACTTACTTTCCTGAAGGAATGAGTGAAGCTTTGATAGGGAACATTCTGTTTGGTGCAATCAGAGGATTAAATTACATGCACCAGAATGGATATATTCACAG GAATATTAAAGCTAGCCACATTCTGATTTCAGAGGATGGGCTGGTTTCTCTCTCTGGCCTAAACAACCTCTACAGTTTAGTTAGCAATGGACAGAAGTCAAAGGTGGTGTATGATTTCCCCCAGTTTAGTACATCTGTGCTTCCTTGGCTGAGTCCTGAACTACTGAGACAG GATTTGTGTGGCTATAACATGAAGTCTGACATTTACAGTGTGGGAATTACAGCATGTGAATTAGCCAATGGACACGTTCCATTTCAAGATATGCCTCGCACTCAG atgctgctgcagaagctgaAAGGTCCCACCCACTGTCCTTGGGATATAAACACCTTTCCCCGGGGGGAATCCAGGAGGAAGAATTCCCGGTCAGGTGTCGATTCTGGAATTGGTGAGAGCATGACACGCACAATGACCAGTGAAAGACTTCAAATGCCCTTTTCCAAAACTTTTTCACCTGCTTTCCACAACTTGGTAGAACTTTGCTTGCAACAAGACCCTGACAAAAG GCCATCAGCAAGCAGTTTGCTTTCGCATACGTTCTTCAGACAG GTAAAGGAACAAACACAGAATTCACTACTGTCCCTGTTACCACCTCCTATTCAAAATAACAGATCAGAGTTCTTGGCACTGCCCTCAACAGCAGTTGGGACTGAACTTGGACATATTGCTACAAATCAAGATGATACAGACTGGGAATTCTAA
- the STRADB gene encoding STE20-related kinase adapter protein beta isoform X2: MSCLDCSCILRTPVESIRPEELSQSSIHECLADSDLAWIPPSAGKNETVFCSSNVSHYELQLEIGRRFNNLTSVYLARHTPTDRQVAVRITDLENCSEEHLKALQHPNIMTFWTVFTAGSWLWVISPFMAYGSARHLLKTYFPEGMSEALIGNILFGAIRGLNYMHQNGYIHRNIKASHILISEDGLVSLSGLNNLYSLVSNGQKSKVVYDFPQFSTSVLPWLSPELLRQDLCGYNMKSDIYSVGITACELANGHVPFQDMPRTQMLLQKLKGPTHCPWDINTFPRGESRRKNSRSGVDSGIGESMTRTMTSERLQMPFSKTFSPAFHNLVELCLQQDPDKRPSASSLLSHTFFRQVKEQTQNSLLSLLPPPIQNNRSEFLALPSTAVGTELGHIATNQDDTDWEF, from the exons ATGTCTTGTTTG GACTGCTCCTGTATTCTGCGTACACCAGTTGAATCAATCAGACCAGAAGAGCTATCTCAGAGCAGCATCCATGAATGCTTG GCTGATTCTGATCTAGCCTGGATTCCCCCATCTGCAGGAAAGAATGAAACAGTATTTTGCTCTTCTAATGTCTCTCATTATGAACTCCAGCTGGAAATAG GAAGGAGGTTCAACAATTTAACTTCAGTCTACCTTGCACGGCATACACCTACAGACAGGCAAGTTGCTGTAAGGATCACAGACCTTGAAAATTGCTCTGAAGAGCACTTGAAAGCCTTACAG CATCCCAACATAATGACATTTTGGACAGTGTTTACAGCTGGAAGCTGGCTTTGGGTCATCTCCCCATTCATGGCCTATG GTTCAGCTAGACACCTGCTGAAGACTTACTTTCCTGAAGGAATGAGTGAAGCTTTGATAGGGAACATTCTGTTTGGTGCAATCAGAGGATTAAATTACATGCACCAGAATGGATATATTCACAG GAATATTAAAGCTAGCCACATTCTGATTTCAGAGGATGGGCTGGTTTCTCTCTCTGGCCTAAACAACCTCTACAGTTTAGTTAGCAATGGACAGAAGTCAAAGGTGGTGTATGATTTCCCCCAGTTTAGTACATCTGTGCTTCCTTGGCTGAGTCCTGAACTACTGAGACAG GATTTGTGTGGCTATAACATGAAGTCTGACATTTACAGTGTGGGAATTACAGCATGTGAATTAGCCAATGGACACGTTCCATTTCAAGATATGCCTCGCACTCAG atgctgctgcagaagctgaAAGGTCCCACCCACTGTCCTTGGGATATAAACACCTTTCCCCGGGGGGAATCCAGGAGGAAGAATTCCCGGTCAGGTGTCGATTCTGGAATTGGTGAGAGCATGACACGCACAATGACCAGTGAAAGACTTCAAATGCCCTTTTCCAAAACTTTTTCACCTGCTTTCCACAACTTGGTAGAACTTTGCTTGCAACAAGACCCTGACAAAAG GCCATCAGCAAGCAGTTTGCTTTCGCATACGTTCTTCAGACAG GTAAAGGAACAAACACAGAATTCACTACTGTCCCTGTTACCACCTCCTATTCAAAATAACAGATCAGAGTTCTTGGCACTGCCCTCAACAGCAGTTGGGACTGAACTTGGACATATTGCTACAAATCAAGATGATACAGACTGGGAATTCTAA